A region of Drosophila mauritiana strain mau12 chromosome 3L, ASM438214v1, whole genome shotgun sequence DNA encodes the following proteins:
- the LOC117141759 gene encoding adenylyl cyclase X E isoform X1 has protein sequence MDPAYSENVVDYRSLGNMPGYEWKLLRYKCRELRLEGVYHRHCHLVSVAVVTQLIIVIEILMLIHVILLFSVVKDIDFLNVLPYLAVMLLTPSILMPSREPNVEQYEAIAILVSCLMALLLTAMDLILPICYHRPFTLVPGYDHVVIVLVYLMFPIAFVENGRAYFLGLAVSLFYFGYMVLIDKISTLDKVWELTAYGAYLFFLNVLCMFLSRFQEYNMRNGILSRYQVVYQNLVFQLAMKEEKALLDSIIPVTLARSLQDAIASHIEEDPSNLIPFTKTRHLFMEPHPEVSILEADMVDFTSLTTTMEVSELVAILHELFVSFDLAANHNRATRIKFLGDSYTCVTGIPSYFPTHANACVNQALDMIEISREVSKRRNKKIDLRIGVHSGEILAGIIGLTKWQFDIWSKDVDITNRLESSGLPGMVHISSRTLGLLDNHYVFEKGTDTAKLDPLLQRSNLSTYLIRSRLPNFEDADDMEDDNFSLNDYRFSFSFSEDYEDIQVKAQRDMILEVEHMPVNRVQACKIRRPMHRIAKEDINEEYRFNLESYYLFTTFRSWKMEWSFSKMRDLLMKYSLGMMVFAGATIIAMDLLVKSEAMDYTMLLSLFLIILLPLLLASYKKLWLRGRRLSPITQPTFFLSRWIIKASDLIEKSVFVRIPLAIMVLFLLYVMSSETVFSCDIARLELEIINSELHNLRPQMLCFMPWGVTYAVIIVLSLMLVIIGIPLIIKLGVGLAILGCHVITVHAYYGFAFERSQTTDIGVSSSLAHSWYLLAFFILVVVREGYLNYILKASYFMSMCFEKKHELTKVKTRTIKIIMANILPTHVAEVFKVRRRSDQLYYENFSQVAVMFATIENYEADKLGLRALHEMICYFDELLVNYQAWYKIEKIKVMGWTYLAACGLDVDHYTDFSVSVPVSTKRESDKLQKSGSVRFAPKDDDEIMIKDLHPTQATTNEDDNTVLVMTEFALNLLRIMRDIRSKGIFFEKDSKLTGSLKIGIAHGPAMAGVVGLSKPHYDIWGHTVNMASRMTSTGVMDGIHVTESTANVLRDFNIRCTYRGMTFVKGVGQVPTYLVDLDENLHFQQHSPDNDSHKGSKVSVHWLDEKRTER, from the exons ATGGATCCGGCCTACAGCGAAAATGTAGTGGACTACCGCTCGCTGGGCAACATGCCGGGCTACGAGTGGAAACTCCTGCGG TACAAGTGCCGCGAGTTGCGTCTGGAAGGCGTTTACCATCGGCACTGTCACCTGGTTTCGGTGGCCGTTGTGACCCAACTTATTATCGTCATCGAAATTTTGATGCTCATCCATGTGATTCTGCTGTTCAGCGTGGTTAAG GACATTGATTTTCTCAATGTGCTTCCCTATTTAGCGGTCATGTTACTCACTCCATCTATTCTGATGCCCAGCAGGGAGCCCAACGTCGAGCAGTACGAAGCCATTGCCATTTTGGTCAGCTGTTTAATGGCCCTGCTTCTGACTGCGATGG ACTTGATACTGCCCATCTGTTACCACAGGCCCTTTACCCTGGTGCCAGGTTACGATCACGTTGTGATTGTCCTGGTCTATCTGATGTTTCCAATAGCCTTTGTGGAAAACGGCAGGGCTTACTTTTTGGGCCTGGCCGTTTCTTTGTTTTACTTTGGCTACATGGTGTTGATAGACAAGATCAGCACGCTGGATAAAGTGTGGGAGCTGACGGCCTATGGGGCGTACCTGTTCTTCCTAAACGTGCTGTGCATGTTCCTTTCCAGATTCCAGGAGTACAACATGAGGAACGGAATTCTGAGTCGTTACCAGGTGGTGTACCAGAACTTGGTGTTTCAA TTGGCTATGAAAGAGGAAAAGGCTCTACTGGACTCAATTATACCGGTAACGCTGGCGAGATCCTTGCAAGACGCCATCGCCAGTCACATCGAAGAGGATCCGTCTAATTTAATTCCCTTCACGAAAACACG ACATCTCTTTATGGAGCCCCATCCGGAAGTATCTATTCTAGAAGCGGATATGGTTGACTTTACGAGTCTGACCACCACCATGGAAGTTTCGGAACTTGTGGCCATCTTGCACGAGTTGTTCGTTAGCTTCGACTTGGCTGCCAACCACAACAGGGCCACCCGTATTAAGTTCCTGGGCGATTCGTACACCTGCGTCACGGGGATTCCCAGCTACTTTCCTACCCACGCCAACGCCTGCGTGAACCAGGCTCTGGACATGATTGAGATAAGCCGAGAAGTCAGCAAGCGACGAAACAAGAAGATCGACCTTCGGATCGGCGTGCACTCGGGGGAGATACTCGCTGGGATCATTGGGCTGACCAAGTGGCAGTTCGACATTTGGTCGAAGGACGTCGACATCACCAATCGGCTGGAGTCAAGCGGGCTTCCTGGAATGGTGCACATCTCTAGCCGCACACTGGGCCTGCTGGACAATCACTACGTGTTTGAGAAGGGTACTGATACGGCCAAGCTAGATCCTCTCCTGCAGCGATCTAATCTAAGTACCTACCTGATAAGAAGTCGTCTTCCGAATTTCGAGGACGCCGATGACATGGAGGACGACAATTTCTCGCTGAACGACTATCGTTTCAGCTTCAGTTTCAGTGAGGACTACGAGGACATCCAGGTGAAGGCGCAGCGCGACATGATCCTCGAGGTGGAACACATGCCGGTGAACCGAGTCCAGGCGTGCAAGATCAGACGGCCTATGCACCGAATAGCTAAGGAGGACATCAACGAGGAGTATCGATTCAATCTCGAATCGTACTACCTCTTCACCACTTTCCGCAGCTGGAAGATGGAGTGGTCCTTTAGCAAAATGCGGGACCTTTTAATGAAGTACAGCCTGGGGATGATGGTCTTCGCTGGAGCCACTATCATAGCTATGGACCTACTCGTTAA GAGTGAAGCGATGGACTATACCATGTTATTAAGCCTGTTTCTGATAATCCTCTTGCCACTCCTGCTGGCGTCCTATAAAAAACTTTGGCTACGAGGTCGCCGACTCTCGCCCATAACGCAGCCCACCTTCTTCCTGAGTCGTTGGATCATCAAGGCCTCCGATCTGATCGAGAAGTCGGTGTTCGTTCGAATACCACTGGCCATTATGGTGCTGTTCCTGCTTTATGTAATGTCCTCGGAAACAGTG TTCTCCTGCGATATTGCCAGGCTCGAGCTGGAAATTATAAATTCCGAGCTGCATAACTTGAGGCCCCAGATGTTATGCTTCATGCCTTGG GGAGTGACTTATGCAGTAATCATCGTGCTCAGCCTCATGTTGGTCATCATTGGCATTCCGCTGATCATAAAGCTGGGAGTGGGTCTGGCCATCCTCGGCTGCCACGTGATCACGGTCCATGCCTACTACGGATTCGCCTTTGAGCGGTCCCAAACCACCGATATAGGCGTGTCATCGAGCCTTGCCCACTCCTGGTACCTGCTTGCCTTCTTCATCCTGGTAGTGGTTCGCGAAGGCTACCTCAACTACATCCTGAAGGCGAGCTACtt CATGAGCATGTGTTTCGAGAAGAAGCACGAGCTGACCAAGGTCAAAACCCGAACCATCAAGATCATCATGGCCAACATTCTGCCCACCCATGTGGCGGAGGTGTTCAAGGTGCGTCGGCGCAGCGATCAACTGTACTACGAGAACTTCTCCCAGGTCGCCGTGATGTTCGCCACCATCGAGAACTACGAGGCGGATAAGTTGGGACTGCGGGCTCTCCACGAGATGATCTGCTACTTCGACGAACTCTTGGTTAACTACCAAGCCTGGTACAAAATCGAGAAGATCAAGGTGATGGGCTGGACATACTTAGCGGCCTGCGGCCTGGACGTGGATCACTACACGGACTTCTCGGTCAGCGTTCCCGTCTCCACCAAACGGGAGTCCGATAAACTTCAGAAATCCG GATCTGTTCGCTTCGCCCCAAAGGATGATGATGAGATAATGATCAAGGATCTGCACCCCACACAGGCAACTACGAACGAGGACGATAATACAGTCCTGGTCATGACTGAATTCGCTTTGAACTTACTCCGCATCATGCGAGATATCCGTTCCAAGGGAATTTTCTTTGAAAAGGATTCCAAATTAACTGGCAGCTTGAAGATTG GTATCGCACATGGACCTGCGATGGCCGGCGTTGTGGGACTCTCCAAGCCGCACTACGACATCTGGGGACACACTGTCAACATGGCCTCCCGGATGACATCCACGGGAGTGATGGATGGCATTCACGTGACCGAAAGCACTGCGAACGTTCTGCGCGACTTTAACATTCGCTGCACCTATCGAGGGATGACCTTTGTGAAAGGAGTGGGCCAAGTGCCCACCTACCTTGTCGACCTGGACGAGAATCTACACTTCCAACAGCATAGCCCAGATAACGATTCGCACAAGGGCAGCAAAGTCTCCGTGCACTGGTTGGATGAAAAAAGAACTGAAAGATAG
- the LOC117141759 gene encoding adenylyl cyclase X E isoform X2, with protein MDPAYSENVVDYRSLGNMPGYEWKLLRYKCRELRLEGVYHRHCHLVSVAVVTQLIIVIEILMLIHVILLFSVVKDIDFLNVLPYLAVMLLTPSILMPSREPNVEQYEAIAILVSCLMALLLTAMDLILPICYHRPFTLVPGYDHVVIVLVYLMFPIAFVENGRAYFLGLAVSLFYFGYMVLIDKISTLDKVWELTAYGAYLFFLNVLCMFLSRFQEYNMRNGILSRYQVVYQNLVFQLAMKEEKALLDSIIPVTLARSLQDAIASHIEEDPSNLIPFTKTRHLFMEPHPEVSILEADMVDFTSLTTTMEVSELVAILHELFVSFDLAANHNRATRIKFLGDSYTCVTGIPSYFPTHANACVNQALDMIEISREVSKRRNKKIDLRIGVHSGEILAGIIGLTKWQFDIWSKDVDITNRLESSGLPGMVHISSRTLGLLDNHYVFEKGTDTAKLDPLLQRSNLSTYLIRSRLPNFEDADDMEDDNFSLNDYRFSFSFSEDYEDIQVKAQRDMILEVEHMPVNRVQACKIRRPMHRIAKEDINEEYRFNLESYYLFTTFRSWKMEWSFSKMRDLLMKYSLGMMVFAGATIIAMDLLVKSEAMDYTMLLSLFLIILLPLLLASYKKLWLRGRRLSPITQPTFFLSRWIIKASDLIEKSVFVRIPLAIMVLFLLYVMSSETFSCDIARLELEIINSELHNLRPQMLCFMPWGVTYAVIIVLSLMLVIIGIPLIIKLGVGLAILGCHVITVHAYYGFAFERSQTTDIGVSSSLAHSWYLLAFFILVVVREGYLNYILKASYFMSMCFEKKHELTKVKTRTIKIIMANILPTHVAEVFKVRRRSDQLYYENFSQVAVMFATIENYEADKLGLRALHEMICYFDELLVNYQAWYKIEKIKVMGWTYLAACGLDVDHYTDFSVSVPVSTKRESDKLQKSGSVRFAPKDDDEIMIKDLHPTQATTNEDDNTVLVMTEFALNLLRIMRDIRSKGIFFEKDSKLTGSLKIGIAHGPAMAGVVGLSKPHYDIWGHTVNMASRMTSTGVMDGIHVTESTANVLRDFNIRCTYRGMTFVKGVGQVPTYLVDLDENLHFQQHSPDNDSHKGSKVSVHWLDEKRTER; from the exons ATGGATCCGGCCTACAGCGAAAATGTAGTGGACTACCGCTCGCTGGGCAACATGCCGGGCTACGAGTGGAAACTCCTGCGG TACAAGTGCCGCGAGTTGCGTCTGGAAGGCGTTTACCATCGGCACTGTCACCTGGTTTCGGTGGCCGTTGTGACCCAACTTATTATCGTCATCGAAATTTTGATGCTCATCCATGTGATTCTGCTGTTCAGCGTGGTTAAG GACATTGATTTTCTCAATGTGCTTCCCTATTTAGCGGTCATGTTACTCACTCCATCTATTCTGATGCCCAGCAGGGAGCCCAACGTCGAGCAGTACGAAGCCATTGCCATTTTGGTCAGCTGTTTAATGGCCCTGCTTCTGACTGCGATGG ACTTGATACTGCCCATCTGTTACCACAGGCCCTTTACCCTGGTGCCAGGTTACGATCACGTTGTGATTGTCCTGGTCTATCTGATGTTTCCAATAGCCTTTGTGGAAAACGGCAGGGCTTACTTTTTGGGCCTGGCCGTTTCTTTGTTTTACTTTGGCTACATGGTGTTGATAGACAAGATCAGCACGCTGGATAAAGTGTGGGAGCTGACGGCCTATGGGGCGTACCTGTTCTTCCTAAACGTGCTGTGCATGTTCCTTTCCAGATTCCAGGAGTACAACATGAGGAACGGAATTCTGAGTCGTTACCAGGTGGTGTACCAGAACTTGGTGTTTCAA TTGGCTATGAAAGAGGAAAAGGCTCTACTGGACTCAATTATACCGGTAACGCTGGCGAGATCCTTGCAAGACGCCATCGCCAGTCACATCGAAGAGGATCCGTCTAATTTAATTCCCTTCACGAAAACACG ACATCTCTTTATGGAGCCCCATCCGGAAGTATCTATTCTAGAAGCGGATATGGTTGACTTTACGAGTCTGACCACCACCATGGAAGTTTCGGAACTTGTGGCCATCTTGCACGAGTTGTTCGTTAGCTTCGACTTGGCTGCCAACCACAACAGGGCCACCCGTATTAAGTTCCTGGGCGATTCGTACACCTGCGTCACGGGGATTCCCAGCTACTTTCCTACCCACGCCAACGCCTGCGTGAACCAGGCTCTGGACATGATTGAGATAAGCCGAGAAGTCAGCAAGCGACGAAACAAGAAGATCGACCTTCGGATCGGCGTGCACTCGGGGGAGATACTCGCTGGGATCATTGGGCTGACCAAGTGGCAGTTCGACATTTGGTCGAAGGACGTCGACATCACCAATCGGCTGGAGTCAAGCGGGCTTCCTGGAATGGTGCACATCTCTAGCCGCACACTGGGCCTGCTGGACAATCACTACGTGTTTGAGAAGGGTACTGATACGGCCAAGCTAGATCCTCTCCTGCAGCGATCTAATCTAAGTACCTACCTGATAAGAAGTCGTCTTCCGAATTTCGAGGACGCCGATGACATGGAGGACGACAATTTCTCGCTGAACGACTATCGTTTCAGCTTCAGTTTCAGTGAGGACTACGAGGACATCCAGGTGAAGGCGCAGCGCGACATGATCCTCGAGGTGGAACACATGCCGGTGAACCGAGTCCAGGCGTGCAAGATCAGACGGCCTATGCACCGAATAGCTAAGGAGGACATCAACGAGGAGTATCGATTCAATCTCGAATCGTACTACCTCTTCACCACTTTCCGCAGCTGGAAGATGGAGTGGTCCTTTAGCAAAATGCGGGACCTTTTAATGAAGTACAGCCTGGGGATGATGGTCTTCGCTGGAGCCACTATCATAGCTATGGACCTACTCGTTAA GAGTGAAGCGATGGACTATACCATGTTATTAAGCCTGTTTCTGATAATCCTCTTGCCACTCCTGCTGGCGTCCTATAAAAAACTTTGGCTACGAGGTCGCCGACTCTCGCCCATAACGCAGCCCACCTTCTTCCTGAGTCGTTGGATCATCAAGGCCTCCGATCTGATCGAGAAGTCGGTGTTCGTTCGAATACCACTGGCCATTATGGTGCTGTTCCTGCTTTATGTAATGTCCTCGGAAACA TTCTCCTGCGATATTGCCAGGCTCGAGCTGGAAATTATAAATTCCGAGCTGCATAACTTGAGGCCCCAGATGTTATGCTTCATGCCTTGG GGAGTGACTTATGCAGTAATCATCGTGCTCAGCCTCATGTTGGTCATCATTGGCATTCCGCTGATCATAAAGCTGGGAGTGGGTCTGGCCATCCTCGGCTGCCACGTGATCACGGTCCATGCCTACTACGGATTCGCCTTTGAGCGGTCCCAAACCACCGATATAGGCGTGTCATCGAGCCTTGCCCACTCCTGGTACCTGCTTGCCTTCTTCATCCTGGTAGTGGTTCGCGAAGGCTACCTCAACTACATCCTGAAGGCGAGCTACtt CATGAGCATGTGTTTCGAGAAGAAGCACGAGCTGACCAAGGTCAAAACCCGAACCATCAAGATCATCATGGCCAACATTCTGCCCACCCATGTGGCGGAGGTGTTCAAGGTGCGTCGGCGCAGCGATCAACTGTACTACGAGAACTTCTCCCAGGTCGCCGTGATGTTCGCCACCATCGAGAACTACGAGGCGGATAAGTTGGGACTGCGGGCTCTCCACGAGATGATCTGCTACTTCGACGAACTCTTGGTTAACTACCAAGCCTGGTACAAAATCGAGAAGATCAAGGTGATGGGCTGGACATACTTAGCGGCCTGCGGCCTGGACGTGGATCACTACACGGACTTCTCGGTCAGCGTTCCCGTCTCCACCAAACGGGAGTCCGATAAACTTCAGAAATCCG GATCTGTTCGCTTCGCCCCAAAGGATGATGATGAGATAATGATCAAGGATCTGCACCCCACACAGGCAACTACGAACGAGGACGATAATACAGTCCTGGTCATGACTGAATTCGCTTTGAACTTACTCCGCATCATGCGAGATATCCGTTCCAAGGGAATTTTCTTTGAAAAGGATTCCAAATTAACTGGCAGCTTGAAGATTG GTATCGCACATGGACCTGCGATGGCCGGCGTTGTGGGACTCTCCAAGCCGCACTACGACATCTGGGGACACACTGTCAACATGGCCTCCCGGATGACATCCACGGGAGTGATGGATGGCATTCACGTGACCGAAAGCACTGCGAACGTTCTGCGCGACTTTAACATTCGCTGCACCTATCGAGGGATGACCTTTGTGAAAGGAGTGGGCCAAGTGCCCACCTACCTTGTCGACCTGGACGAGAATCTACACTTCCAACAGCATAGCCCAGATAACGATTCGCACAAGGGCAGCAAAGTCTCCGTGCACTGGTTGGATGAAAAAAGAACTGAAAGATAG
- the LOC117141759 gene encoding adenylyl cyclase X E isoform X3 — protein MDPAYSENVVDYRSLGNMPGYEWKLLRYKCRELRLEGVYHRHCHLVSVAVVTQLIIVIEILMLIHVILLFSVVKDIDFLNVLPYLAVMLLTPSILMPSREPNVEQYEAIAILVSCLMALLLTAMDLILPICYHRPFTLVPGYDHVVIVLVYLMFPIAFVENGRAYFLGLAVSLFYFGYMVLIDKISTLDKVWELTAYGAYLFFLNVLCMFLSRFQEYNMRNGILSRYQVVYQNLVFQLAMKEEKALLDSIIPVTLARSLQDAIASHIEEDPSNLIPFTKTRHLFMEPHPEVSILEADMVDFTSLTTTMEVSELVAILHELFVSFDLAANHNRATRIKFLGDSYTCVTGIPSYFPTHANACVNQALDMIEISREVSKRRNKKIDLRIGVHSGEILAGIIGLTKWQFDIWSKDVDITNRLESSGLPGMVHISSRTLGLLDNHYVFEKGTDTAKLDPLLQRSNLSTYLIRSRLPNFEDADDMEDDNFSLNDYRFSFSFSEDYEDIQVKAQRDMILEVEHMPVNRVQACKIRRPMHRIAKEDINEEYRFNLESYYLFTTFRSWKMEWSFSKMRDLLMKYSLGMMVFAGATIIAMDLLVKSEAMDYTMLLSLFLIILLPLLLASYKKLWLRGRRLSPITQPTFFLSRWIIKASDLIEKSVFVRIPLAIMVLFLLYVMSSETVFSCDIARLELEIINSELHNLRPQMLCFMPWGVTYAVIIVLSLMLVIIGIPLIIKLGVGLAILGCHVITVHAYYGFAFERSQTTDIGVSSSLAHSWYLLAFFILVVVREGYLNYILKASYFMSMCFEKKHELTKVKTRTIKIIMANILPTHVAEVFKVRRRSDQLYYENFSQVAVMFATIENYEADKLGLRALHEMICYFDELLVNYQAWYKIEKIKVMGWTYLAACGLDVDHYTDFSVSVPVSTKRESDKLQKSG, from the exons ATGGATCCGGCCTACAGCGAAAATGTAGTGGACTACCGCTCGCTGGGCAACATGCCGGGCTACGAGTGGAAACTCCTGCGG TACAAGTGCCGCGAGTTGCGTCTGGAAGGCGTTTACCATCGGCACTGTCACCTGGTTTCGGTGGCCGTTGTGACCCAACTTATTATCGTCATCGAAATTTTGATGCTCATCCATGTGATTCTGCTGTTCAGCGTGGTTAAG GACATTGATTTTCTCAATGTGCTTCCCTATTTAGCGGTCATGTTACTCACTCCATCTATTCTGATGCCCAGCAGGGAGCCCAACGTCGAGCAGTACGAAGCCATTGCCATTTTGGTCAGCTGTTTAATGGCCCTGCTTCTGACTGCGATGG ACTTGATACTGCCCATCTGTTACCACAGGCCCTTTACCCTGGTGCCAGGTTACGATCACGTTGTGATTGTCCTGGTCTATCTGATGTTTCCAATAGCCTTTGTGGAAAACGGCAGGGCTTACTTTTTGGGCCTGGCCGTTTCTTTGTTTTACTTTGGCTACATGGTGTTGATAGACAAGATCAGCACGCTGGATAAAGTGTGGGAGCTGACGGCCTATGGGGCGTACCTGTTCTTCCTAAACGTGCTGTGCATGTTCCTTTCCAGATTCCAGGAGTACAACATGAGGAACGGAATTCTGAGTCGTTACCAGGTGGTGTACCAGAACTTGGTGTTTCAA TTGGCTATGAAAGAGGAAAAGGCTCTACTGGACTCAATTATACCGGTAACGCTGGCGAGATCCTTGCAAGACGCCATCGCCAGTCACATCGAAGAGGATCCGTCTAATTTAATTCCCTTCACGAAAACACG ACATCTCTTTATGGAGCCCCATCCGGAAGTATCTATTCTAGAAGCGGATATGGTTGACTTTACGAGTCTGACCACCACCATGGAAGTTTCGGAACTTGTGGCCATCTTGCACGAGTTGTTCGTTAGCTTCGACTTGGCTGCCAACCACAACAGGGCCACCCGTATTAAGTTCCTGGGCGATTCGTACACCTGCGTCACGGGGATTCCCAGCTACTTTCCTACCCACGCCAACGCCTGCGTGAACCAGGCTCTGGACATGATTGAGATAAGCCGAGAAGTCAGCAAGCGACGAAACAAGAAGATCGACCTTCGGATCGGCGTGCACTCGGGGGAGATACTCGCTGGGATCATTGGGCTGACCAAGTGGCAGTTCGACATTTGGTCGAAGGACGTCGACATCACCAATCGGCTGGAGTCAAGCGGGCTTCCTGGAATGGTGCACATCTCTAGCCGCACACTGGGCCTGCTGGACAATCACTACGTGTTTGAGAAGGGTACTGATACGGCCAAGCTAGATCCTCTCCTGCAGCGATCTAATCTAAGTACCTACCTGATAAGAAGTCGTCTTCCGAATTTCGAGGACGCCGATGACATGGAGGACGACAATTTCTCGCTGAACGACTATCGTTTCAGCTTCAGTTTCAGTGAGGACTACGAGGACATCCAGGTGAAGGCGCAGCGCGACATGATCCTCGAGGTGGAACACATGCCGGTGAACCGAGTCCAGGCGTGCAAGATCAGACGGCCTATGCACCGAATAGCTAAGGAGGACATCAACGAGGAGTATCGATTCAATCTCGAATCGTACTACCTCTTCACCACTTTCCGCAGCTGGAAGATGGAGTGGTCCTTTAGCAAAATGCGGGACCTTTTAATGAAGTACAGCCTGGGGATGATGGTCTTCGCTGGAGCCACTATCATAGCTATGGACCTACTCGTTAA GAGTGAAGCGATGGACTATACCATGTTATTAAGCCTGTTTCTGATAATCCTCTTGCCACTCCTGCTGGCGTCCTATAAAAAACTTTGGCTACGAGGTCGCCGACTCTCGCCCATAACGCAGCCCACCTTCTTCCTGAGTCGTTGGATCATCAAGGCCTCCGATCTGATCGAGAAGTCGGTGTTCGTTCGAATACCACTGGCCATTATGGTGCTGTTCCTGCTTTATGTAATGTCCTCGGAAACAGTG TTCTCCTGCGATATTGCCAGGCTCGAGCTGGAAATTATAAATTCCGAGCTGCATAACTTGAGGCCCCAGATGTTATGCTTCATGCCTTGG GGAGTGACTTATGCAGTAATCATCGTGCTCAGCCTCATGTTGGTCATCATTGGCATTCCGCTGATCATAAAGCTGGGAGTGGGTCTGGCCATCCTCGGCTGCCACGTGATCACGGTCCATGCCTACTACGGATTCGCCTTTGAGCGGTCCCAAACCACCGATATAGGCGTGTCATCGAGCCTTGCCCACTCCTGGTACCTGCTTGCCTTCTTCATCCTGGTAGTGGTTCGCGAAGGCTACCTCAACTACATCCTGAAGGCGAGCTACtt CATGAGCATGTGTTTCGAGAAGAAGCACGAGCTGACCAAGGTCAAAACCCGAACCATCAAGATCATCATGGCCAACATTCTGCCCACCCATGTGGCGGAGGTGTTCAAGGTGCGTCGGCGCAGCGATCAACTGTACTACGAGAACTTCTCCCAGGTCGCCGTGATGTTCGCCACCATCGAGAACTACGAGGCGGATAAGTTGGGACTGCGGGCTCTCCACGAGATGATCTGCTACTTCGACGAACTCTTGGTTAACTACCAAGCCTGGTACAAAATCGAGAAGATCAAGGTGATGGGCTGGACATACTTAGCGGCCTGCGGCCTGGACGTGGATCACTACACGGACTTCTCGGTCAGCGTTCCCGTCTCCACCAAACGGGAGTCCGATAAACTTCAGAAATCCG GATGA